A stretch of Camelina sativa cultivar DH55 chromosome 18, Cs, whole genome shotgun sequence DNA encodes these proteins:
- the LOC104760623 gene encoding probable WRKY transcription factor 49, with product MAEEELSEWTRTYDNNAVEDLFVNDPPLFFLPQEQQHRLMPNEDSITNTFVSLPVNSGPRIQDMPNALAVVETQTHPVQEISISTVQQLERSTLSKADRYTLKVKNYTNGMCDDEYKWRKYGQKTIKNSPNPRSYYKCINPICNAKKQVERSIDEPNTYIITYEGFHFHYAYPFFPPVKTHRPNKKAKTLKHDAQDKLIKKTSQTQDESKKAHLIEHAYQNHSAYRAQEYTPLNLEDELFLPVDHCRRQQGLLEDVVAPAKITTPARDSVLAASSSDSSSRTCSPPLSPSSLCWSPNVNIGFSDEILDLIGSYNF from the exons ATGGCAGAAGAAGAACTTTCTGAGTGGACAAGAACGTATGACAACAACGCTGTTGAAGACCTTTTCGTTAATGACCCACCTCTCTTCTTTCTGCCTCAAGAACAACAGCACAGACTCATGCCAAATGAAGATTCCATCACCAACACCTTCGTCTCATTACCAGTTAACTCCGGTCCACGAATCCAAGATATGCCAAACGCTCTGGCTGTGGTTGAAACCCAGACCCATCCAGTCCAAGAAATCTCAATATCAAC TGTTCAACAATTGGAAAGAAGTACTTTGAGCAAAGCGGATAGGTACACTTTAAAGGTCAAGAACTATACTAATGGAATGTGTGATGATGAATACAAATGGAGAAAGTATGGCCAGAAAACCATCAAAAATAGCCCTAACCCAAG GAGTTATTACAAGTGCATAAACCCAATATGCAATGCAAAGAAGCAAGTGGAAAGATCAATTGATGAGCCTAATACATATATTATCACCTACGAAGGTTTCCACTTCCACTACGCATACCCTTTCTTCCCACCTGTTAAGACACATAGGCCTAATAAAAAAGCGAAAACACTTAAACATGATGCTCAAgataaactaattaagaaaacatcTCAAACCCAAGACGAAAGTAAAAAAGCCCATTTAATTGAGCATGCCTACCAAAATCATTCAGCCTATAGAGCCCAAGAATACACACCGTTAAATCTCGAAGATGAGTTATTTTTACCGGTTGATCACTGTCGGCGGCAACAAGGGCTTTTAGAAGATGTGGTGGCTCCGGCAAAAATAACTACCCCGGCCAGGGACAGTGTTTTGGCAGCTTCCTCCTCGGACTCTTCGTCTCGAACTTGTTCCCCACCTCTTTCTCCATCGTCCTTATGCTGGTCTCCCAATGTTAACATCGGATTTAGTGATGAAATTCTTGACTTAATCGgatcttataatttttaa
- the LOC104760624 gene encoding defensin-like protein 222, with protein MKTIVSVLTLLFLVLSCAPNIKAKSYLEEKTHSFNSATSPQINFKIDELPPDEHLGVAASKSLIGFCQECVHHCLRRKRIIGEC; from the exons ATGAAGACAATTGTCAGTGTTTTAActcttctgtttcttgttttatcAT gTGCGCCAAATATCAAGGCAAAATCTTATTTAGAAGAGAAAACTCATTCTTTCAATTCAGCAACAAGCcctcaaattaattttaaaatagatgaaCTTCCACCAGATGAACATCTTGGAGTTGCAGCTTCTAAAAGCTTAATTGGTTTCTGTCAAGAATGTGTACATCATTGTTTGAGAAGAAAACGGATTATTGGTGAATGTTGA